The proteins below come from a single Dermatophilaceae bacterium Soc4.6 genomic window:
- the ribD gene encoding bifunctional diaminohydroxyphosphoribosylaminopyrimidine deaminase/5-amino-6-(5-phosphoribosylamino)uracil reductase RibD has protein sequence MTYDDSEGAGATPTASGDPRDLVLLRRALDLAARGLLADPNPRVGAVVTNGTGAVVGLGSHAGAGTPHAEVVALADAAAAGADVRGGTAYVSLEPCSHTGRTGPCAEALLAAGITRVVYAQHDPTALARGGADVLRAGGVTVIGGVLAAEALALNATWTRAQGLGRPVVTWKLATTLDGRAAAADGSSRWITSPQARADVHDLRSTCDAVVVGTGTVLTDDPHLTTRWPDGSLRDRQPLRVVVGERDLPPGAAVADGSGPSLHLRTHQPQDVVKTLWDKGIRHVLLEGGPTLAAAFLSAGLVDDVVAYVAPVLLGAGARTVADLGITTIDSALRLEPTDVTVIGPDVRLTARPVTTRPTKERH, from the coding sequence GTGACGTACGACGACAGCGAAGGGGCGGGCGCGACGCCCACCGCGAGCGGCGACCCCCGTGACCTCGTCCTGCTGCGCCGCGCACTCGACCTCGCCGCGCGGGGCCTGTTGGCGGACCCCAACCCCCGGGTGGGTGCCGTCGTCACCAACGGCACCGGCGCCGTCGTCGGACTGGGCTCCCATGCCGGCGCGGGCACTCCCCACGCCGAGGTCGTGGCCCTCGCCGACGCGGCGGCGGCGGGCGCCGACGTGAGGGGCGGCACGGCCTACGTGAGCCTGGAGCCGTGCTCCCACACGGGTCGCACTGGCCCCTGCGCCGAGGCGCTGCTCGCCGCCGGGATCACCCGCGTCGTCTATGCGCAGCACGACCCGACCGCACTGGCCCGTGGTGGCGCCGACGTGCTGCGCGCGGGCGGGGTCACCGTGATCGGCGGGGTGCTGGCCGCCGAGGCCCTGGCTCTCAACGCGACATGGACCCGGGCCCAGGGGCTCGGGCGCCCGGTGGTCACGTGGAAGCTGGCCACGACCCTCGACGGTCGCGCGGCCGCCGCCGACGGCTCCAGCCGGTGGATCACGAGCCCGCAGGCGCGGGCCGACGTGCACGACCTGCGCTCCACCTGCGACGCCGTCGTCGTCGGCACCGGCACGGTGCTCACCGACGACCCCCACCTGACGACGCGCTGGCCGGACGGCTCGCTGCGCGACCGCCAGCCCCTGAGGGTGGTCGTGGGGGAGCGCGACCTGCCGCCCGGTGCCGCGGTCGCCGACGGGTCGGGGCCGTCGTTGCACCTGCGCACCCACCAGCCCCAGGACGTCGTGAAGACGTTGTGGGACAAAGGGATCCGTCACGTGCTCCTCGAGGGAGGTCCGACGCTGGCGGCTGCCTTCCTGTCGGCCGGGCTCGTCGACGACGTGGTCGCCTACGTCGCTCCGGTCCTTCTCGGGGCGGGCGCCCGCACCGTCGCCGACCTCGGAATCACCACCATCGACTCAGCGTTGAGGCTCGAGCCCACCGACGTCACCGTCATCGGCCCCGACGTGCGCCTCACCGCTCGACCCGTCACCACCCGCCCGACCAAGGAGCGCCACTGA
- a CDS encoding riboflavin synthase, producing MFTGIVEELGEVVDLEMGADSARLRLRGPLVVSDAQHGASISVSGVCLTVTDHDAETFAVDVMAETLRRSSLGALQVGDRVNLERAMAADGRFGGHVVQGHVDGVGAIRARTPGDRWEVVEIDVPADLAHYVVVKGSVTIDGVSLTVSALHDRDDGTSLEVSLIPTTLALTTLGSRQVGDPVNLEVDVLAKYVERLLGARDGSSTPAAPVASAAEGDLA from the coding sequence ATGTTCACCGGCATCGTCGAAGAGCTGGGTGAGGTCGTCGACCTCGAGATGGGCGCGGACTCGGCCCGGCTGCGTCTGCGCGGCCCGCTGGTCGTCTCGGACGCGCAGCACGGTGCGTCGATCTCCGTCAGCGGGGTGTGCCTCACGGTGACCGACCACGACGCCGAGACCTTCGCGGTCGACGTCATGGCCGAGACGCTGCGCCGCAGCAGCCTCGGCGCCCTGCAGGTCGGCGACCGCGTCAACCTCGAGCGCGCGATGGCCGCGGACGGCCGCTTCGGTGGGCACGTCGTGCAGGGCCACGTCGACGGGGTCGGTGCCATCCGCGCCCGCACCCCTGGTGACCGGTGGGAGGTCGTCGAGATCGACGTGCCCGCCGACCTGGCGCACTACGTGGTCGTCAAGGGTTCGGTGACGATCGACGGGGTCTCGCTCACGGTGTCGGCGCTCCACGACCGCGACGACGGCACCTCGCTCGAGGTCTCGCTCATCCCCACGACCCTGGCGCTGACCACCCTCGGCTCACGTCAGGTGGGTGACCCGGTCAACCTCGAGGTCGACGTGCTCGCGAAGTACGTCGAGCGCCTGCTCGGCGCTCGCGACGGCTCCAGCACGCCGGCCGCGCCGGTCGCGTCAGCAGCGGAAGGCGACCTCGCATGA
- the pnuC gene encoding nicotinamide riboside transporter PnuC, with the protein MTLLQRLFDAQLVVAGHPIYWREIVGNLFGFLSAIGGMRRRVWAWPAGIVGNVLLFTVFFGVALGSSQPPLFGQAARQVFFVITSVYGWYRWRQLRAMTHDSSAPVITPRWATTRERMSIAVFWVVGLVVAQQAFFAVGAGFPAPRWYYWCDAWIFVGSIVATYAMARGWNEFWLAWIGVDLVGVPLLWHSTYYPSAILYVVYGGLVVWGFTVWLKATRTEQPDLDAHDFTHRDQEVTA; encoded by the coding sequence ATGACCCTCCTGCAGCGTCTGTTCGACGCCCAGCTCGTCGTCGCGGGCCACCCCATCTACTGGCGCGAGATCGTCGGCAACCTCTTCGGCTTCCTGTCCGCGATCGGTGGCATGCGCCGTCGGGTGTGGGCGTGGCCGGCCGGCATCGTCGGCAACGTCCTGCTCTTCACCGTCTTCTTCGGGGTCGCGCTGGGCTCGTCGCAGCCGCCGCTCTTCGGGCAGGCCGCGCGTCAGGTCTTCTTCGTGATCACGAGCGTCTACGGCTGGTACCGCTGGCGCCAGCTGCGCGCGATGACGCACGACAGCAGCGCCCCGGTCATCACCCCCCGCTGGGCGACCACCCGTGAGCGGATGAGCATCGCGGTCTTCTGGGTGGTCGGCCTGGTCGTGGCCCAGCAGGCCTTCTTCGCCGTCGGCGCCGGTTTCCCCGCCCCCCGTTGGTACTACTGGTGCGACGCCTGGATCTTCGTCGGGTCGATCGTCGCGACCTACGCCATGGCCCGCGGATGGAACGAGTTCTGGCTGGCCTGGATCGGCGTCGACCTCGTCGGGGTGCCGCTGCTGTGGCACTCGACCTACTACCCCTCGGCGATCCTCTACGTCGTCTACGGCGGGCTGGTCGTCTGGGGCTTCACGGTGTGGCTCAAGGCCACTCGCACCGAGCAGCCCGACCTCGACGCCCACGACTTCACGCACCGCGACCAGGAGGTCACCGCATGA